A region from the Brachyspira hampsonii genome encodes:
- a CDS encoding type II toxin-antitoxin system HicB family antitoxin, which produces MVFKVIVHQDEDGFWAEVPSIKGCFTQADTMEELEFNIKEAIEGCLSVDIEEYNKDNIIKTIDVVL; this is translated from the coding sequence ATGGTTTTTAAAGTGATTGTGCATCAAGATGAAGATGGTTTTTGGGCAGAAGTTCCATCTATAAAAGGGTGTTTTACTCAAGCTGATACTATGGAAGAATTAGAATTCAATATTAAAGAAGCTATTGAAGGATGTCTTTCAGTTGATATTGAAGAATATAATAAAGATAATATTATAAAAACTATTGATGTAGTATTATGA
- a CDS encoding aldose epimerase family protein, with protein MQVKNFGSGYLLYELKNKNDMVLKLTDIGASIAGVFFKDKKGDEVQVSFGSDDYSFYLNPHDYIGASVGRVANRTINAEFTLDGQTYKLTKNDNGKHHLHGGDKGISFQKFDSKVLDNHSVLFSLSSNEGDEGYPANADIDITYSLTDDNEIIIEYFATVNAPTPINLTNHAYWNLNGEGTIYDHDLFIDSSFYLPVTDECVSTGEILKTGNTPFDFTKTKKIGADIEKANGYDNCFIFNEKNILSHIDEENNNLNKLRASCYSEKTGICLELYTTKPAMHFYSGNMLNNREVRNTVLNKHNAFCFETEYLPGAVNFPHFPSIIFDSDKNYTHKTIYKLSLK; from the coding sequence ATGCAGGTTAAAAATTTTGGAAGCGGTTATCTTTTATATGAGTTAAAAAACAAAAATGACATGGTATTAAAACTTACAGATATAGGTGCTTCAATAGCAGGTGTATTTTTCAAAGATAAAAAAGGCGATGAAGTGCAGGTATCATTCGGAAGTGATGATTATTCATTTTATTTGAATCCTCATGATTATATAGGAGCTTCTGTAGGAAGGGTAGCTAATAGAACTATAAATGCAGAATTTACACTTGACGGACAAACATATAAATTAACTAAAAATGACAATGGAAAACATCATTTACATGGCGGTGATAAAGGAATATCATTTCAAAAATTTGACTCTAAAGTTTTGGATAATCATTCTGTATTATTCAGTTTAAGCTCAAATGAAGGAGATGAAGGTTATCCGGCTAATGCTGATATAGATATAACATACTCTTTAACAGATGATAATGAAATAATTATAGAATATTTTGCTACAGTGAATGCTCCTACACCAATAAATCTTACAAATCATGCATATTGGAATCTTAATGGTGAAGGTACTATATATGATCATGATTTATTTATAGATTCTTCATTTTACTTGCCTGTAACAGATGAATGCGTTTCTACAGGAGAGATATTAAAAACAGGAAATACACCTTTTGATTTTACTAAAACAAAAAAAATAGGTGCTGATATAGAAAAGGCAAACGGTTATGATAATTGTTTTATATTTAATGAAAAAAATATATTGTCTCATATTGATGAAGAAAATAATAATCTAAATAAATTAAGAGCTTCATGCTATAGTGAAAAAACAGGAATATGCTTAGAGCTTTATACCACAAAACCCGCTATGCATTTTTATTCAGGAAATATGCTTAATAATAGAGAAGTAAGAAATACAGTTTTAAATAAGCATAATGCATTTTGTTTTGAAACAGAGTATTTACCCGGAGCTGTAAACTTTCCTCATTTTCCAAGCATAATATTTGATTCTGATAAAAATTACACTCATAAAACAATATATAAATTATCATTGAAATAA
- the leuS gene encoding leucine--tRNA ligase encodes MEYNFTTIEKKWQKFWKDNNSFKTVSKPTDKKYYVLEMFPYPSGKMHMGHVSNYTIADSIARYYRLLGYDILHPMGWDAFGMPAENAAIEHKTHPAEWTLKNIANMKEQLNLLGYSYDWDREVTTCLPDYYKWGQWFILKMYEKGLLYRKGGDVNWCDHCNTVLANEQVTPEGTCWRCDGEVTKKKLEQWYIKVTDYAEQLDADLKLLEGYWPDNVIAMQKNWIGRSVGAYVNFTLDDGKDFPIFTTRPDTIYGVTYMAIAWNYDGLLDMCTAEQKNAVEEFIKKSAKIDQKTDYEKEGVFTGRYVINPFNKEKAPLYAANFVLAEYGSGAVMAVPAHDQRDFEFAKKYNIPVKVVIQNADNSLKAENMTEAYTEDGVVVNSDILNGLSTRDAIKKAISYASEKGFGSEKVQYKLRDWLISRQRYWGNPLPFVHCEKCGIVPVPESELPITLPMDIEFTVGDNPLKKSESFVNTTCPKCGGKAKRETDTMDTFTCSSWYYARYTDAHNDKMPFDPAIANAWLGVDQYIGGIEHACMHLLYSRFWYKFMRDIGLIKGDEPFNRLLTQGMVLANSYESRELKKFYTQEEMNNKAYEKDGIKKEDIIVKMEKMSKSKANGIDPTEIIELFGADAVRIFVMFAAPPEKDKEWSDEGVKGSARFLNRIWNLFLKYKDEEAFKNNKSFDYNNLSKEAKNLYKKYHKTIKKVTIDIKDRFHFNTAIAALMELLNDMSSIKLNGDDEYAMFKEVIRGYLILLNPIAPHITEELYQILNFGKMILEESWVEHNEEYCKDDVFELVFQVNGKIRDRVEADINISEDDAKTQALSSEKVKQFTDGKNIVKVVYVKGKLVNIVVK; translated from the coding sequence ATGGAATATAATTTTACTACCATTGAAAAGAAATGGCAGAAATTCTGGAAAGATAATAATTCTTTTAAAACAGTATCTAAACCTACAGACAAAAAATACTATGTACTGGAAATGTTTCCTTATCCGTCTGGTAAAATGCATATGGGGCATGTTTCTAACTATACTATAGCTGACTCTATAGCTAGATACTATAGGCTTTTAGGATATGATATCTTGCATCCTATGGGTTGGGACGCTTTTGGTATGCCTGCAGAAAATGCTGCTATAGAACATAAAACTCACCCAGCAGAATGGACTTTAAAAAACATAGCTAATATGAAAGAGCAGTTAAACTTACTCGGATACTCTTATGATTGGGACAGAGAAGTTACTACTTGTTTGCCTGATTATTATAAATGGGGACAATGGTTTATATTAAAAATGTATGAGAAAGGTCTTCTATACAGAAAAGGCGGAGACGTTAACTGGTGCGATCATTGTAATACAGTTCTTGCTAATGAGCAGGTTACTCCTGAAGGAACTTGCTGGAGATGCGACGGAGAAGTTACTAAAAAGAAATTAGAACAATGGTATATAAAAGTTACCGATTATGCTGAACAATTAGACGCAGATTTAAAATTACTTGAAGGATACTGGCCTGATAATGTTATAGCTATGCAGAAAAACTGGATAGGAAGAAGTGTTGGTGCTTATGTTAATTTTACTTTAGATGACGGAAAGGATTTTCCTATATTTACAACCCGTCCGGATACTATTTACGGTGTTACTTACATGGCTATAGCTTGGAATTATGACGGACTTTTAGATATGTGTACAGCTGAGCAAAAAAATGCTGTAGAAGAGTTCATAAAAAAATCTGCTAAAATAGATCAAAAAACTGATTATGAGAAAGAGGGGGTATTCACTGGAAGATATGTTATTAATCCTTTCAATAAAGAAAAAGCTCCTTTATACGCTGCTAATTTCGTTTTGGCTGAATACGGAAGCGGTGCTGTAATGGCTGTTCCTGCTCATGACCAAAGAGACTTTGAATTTGCTAAAAAATATAATATACCTGTAAAAGTGGTTATACAGAATGCTGATAATTCTTTGAAAGCCGAAAACATGACTGAAGCATATACTGAAGACGGAGTTGTTGTTAATTCGGATATTTTAAACGGACTTTCTACAAGAGATGCTATTAAAAAAGCAATTAGCTATGCATCAGAAAAAGGTTTCGGCAGCGAGAAAGTACAATACAAACTTAGAGATTGGCTTATATCAAGACAAAGATATTGGGGTAATCCTCTTCCTTTTGTACATTGTGAGAAATGCGGAATTGTTCCTGTGCCTGAAAGCGAACTTCCTATAACTCTTCCTATGGATATTGAGTTTACAGTTGGAGATAACCCTCTTAAAAAATCTGAGTCATTCGTTAATACGACTTGTCCTAAATGCGGAGGAAAGGCAAAAAGAGAAACTGACACTATGGATACATTTACATGCAGTTCTTGGTATTATGCAAGATATACTGATGCTCATAATGATAAAATGCCTTTTGACCCAGCTATTGCCAATGCTTGGCTTGGAGTTGACCAGTATATAGGAGGTATTGAGCATGCTTGTATGCACCTTTTATATTCAAGATTCTGGTACAAGTTTATGAGAGATATCGGACTTATCAAAGGAGATGAGCCTTTTAATAGACTTCTTACTCAAGGTATGGTTTTAGCAAACAGCTATGAATCAAGAGAGCTAAAAAAATTCTATACTCAGGAAGAGATGAATAATAAAGCATATGAAAAAGACGGTATAAAAAAAGAAGATATAATAGTAAAAATGGAAAAGATGTCTAAATCAAAAGCGAATGGTATTGATCCTACTGAGATTATAGAGCTTTTTGGGGCTGATGCCGTTAGAATATTTGTTATGTTTGCTGCTCCGCCAGAAAAAGATAAAGAATGGTCTGATGAGGGTGTTAAAGGTTCTGCAAGATTTTTAAACAGAATTTGGAACTTATTTCTAAAATACAAAGATGAAGAGGCATTCAAAAATAATAAATCATTTGATTATAATAACTTATCAAAAGAAGCTAAAAATCTTTATAAAAAATATCATAAAACTATAAAAAAAGTTACAATAGATATCAAAGACAGATTCCATTTTAACACTGCAATTGCTGCTTTGATGGAGCTTTTAAATGATATGTCATCAATAAAATTAAATGGTGATGATGAATATGCTATGTTTAAAGAGGTTATAAGAGGATATTTAATACTTCTTAATCCTATAGCTCCTCATATAACAGAAGAGCTTTATCAGATATTAAACTTTGGTAAGATGATACTTGAAGAAAGCTGGGTTGAACATAATGAAGAGTACTGCAAAGATGATGTATTTGAATTAGTATTTCAAGTAAATGGTAAAATAAGGGACAGAGTAGAAGCTGATATTAATATAAGCGAAGATGATGCTAAAACTCAGGCACTATCAAGCGAAAAAGTAAAACAGTTTACAGACGGCAAAAACATTGTTAAAGTAGTTTATGTTAAAGGTAAGCTTGTAAACATAGTTGTAAAATAA
- a CDS encoding type II toxin-antitoxin system HicA family toxin encodes MKTVSGKKFCKLLESHGWVLARINGSHYIYVKSGSDLRISVPVHKNDDLKIGLLKKLLKITNISEDEL; translated from the coding sequence ATGAAAACCGTAAGCGGTAAAAAATTTTGTAAATTATTAGAAAGTCATGGTTGGGTTCTTGCTAGAATAAACGGAAGCCATTATATTTATGTAAAATCTGGTAGTGATTTAAGAATATCTGTACCAGTGCATAAAAATGATGATCTAAAGATAGGACTTTTGAAAAAATTATTAAAGATTACCAATATATCGGAAGATGAATTATAA
- a CDS encoding class I SAM-dependent methyltransferase translates to MSNNNKKSIIIEHYIERVKDFNIPEYQVLDWESKDAQEARFRALLNHFDIRKSILLDVGCGLGHLAEYIDKQNIDTYYIGIDIMPEMIERAKNKKFKNINPQFMTIDFFKTSDIEDDFDYIYSSGIFNLNLGNNEEFLKNALKNFLIAARKGVCFNLLDISCKEKYGDKYYYYKKDDVFNMVCDIVKDLDLKCKIKISDEYLSNDFSVFADIL, encoded by the coding sequence ATGAGTAATAACAATAAAAAATCAATAATAATAGAACATTACATTGAAAGGGTAAAAGATTTTAATATACCGGAATATCAGGTTTTGGATTGGGAATCTAAAGATGCTCAGGAGGCTAGATTTAGGGCTTTGCTTAATCATTTTGATATAAGAAAATCTATTTTGCTTGATGTGGGATGCGGACTTGGGCATTTGGCTGAGTATATAGATAAACAGAATATTGATACTTATTATATTGGTATTGATATAATGCCTGAAATGATTGAAAGAGCTAAGAATAAAAAATTTAAAAATATTAATCCTCAATTTATGACTATAGATTTTTTTAAGACTTCTGATATTGAAGATGATTTTGATTATATATATTCTTCAGGCATATTTAATCTTAATCTTGGGAACAATGAAGAGTTTTTGAAAAATGCTTTAAAAAATTTCTTGATTGCTGCTAGAAAAGGCGTATGCTTCAATCTGCTTGATATATCCTGTAAAGAAAAATACGGAGATAAATATTACTACTATAAAAAAGATGATGTATTTAATATGGTTTGCGATATAGTAAAAGATTTGGATTTAAAATGCAAGATAAAAATATCTGATGAGTATTTATCAAATGATTTTTCTGTATTTGCGGACATATTATAG
- the sec1 gene encoding thioredoxin-like selenoprotein Sec.1 — protein sequence MAIEKIQFGUGCLPDPLEEEGVEREIEKILLLGNDDKNSLDMLDNLRKAILELNLDLSIKYTDSKGIMSYYGVMTLPALIVNDELISYGEVLDKEKIINILKEKL from the coding sequence ATGGCTATAGAAAAAATTCAATTCGGCTGAGGCTGTTTGCCAGACCCTCTAGAGGAGGAGGGTGTAGAAAGAGAGATAGAAAAAATACTGCTTTTAGGCAATGATGATAAAAATTCTCTCGATATGCTTGATAATTTAAGAAAAGCTATATTGGAGTTAAATTTAGATTTATCCATAAAATATACAGACAGTAAAGGAATTATGTCATATTACGGAGTTATGACTTTGCCTGCACTTATAGTAAATGATGAGCTTATATCTTATGGAGAAGTCTTAGATAAAGAAAAAATCATCAATATTTTAAAAGAAAAATTATAA
- a CDS encoding thioredoxin family protein, giving the protein MFFKKKSECCCGGSCETSSDENARIKILGTGCSNCKKLEENTLKALKDMGLDLTVGHVTDIDKIAAYGVISTPSLVLDDKVLSYGKVLTKDEVIALLKDKL; this is encoded by the coding sequence ATGTTCTTTAAGAAAAAATCAGAATGCTGCTGCGGAGGTTCATGTGAAACTTCATCTGATGAAAATGCTAGAATAAAAATATTAGGCACAGGATGCAGTAACTGTAAAAAATTAGAAGAAAATACTTTAAAGGCTTTAAAAGATATGGGACTTGATTTAACAGTGGGGCATGTTACTGATATAGATAAAATTGCCGCTTATGGGGTTATATCCACACCTAGCCTTGTATTAGATGATAAAGTATTGTCTTATGGAAAAGTGCTTACTAAAGATGAAGTCATTGCTTTATTAAAAGATAAATTGTAA
- a CDS encoding ArsR/SmtB family transcription factor produces the protein MKDYKEEAIIFKAFCDENRLKILEMIKEGEICACEILEKLNIVQSTLSHHMKILCDSKIVIGRKEGKWTYYSFNEEGIKKAEKLIGYYTNISSYKKDEIKKEKCKC, from the coding sequence ATGAAAGATTATAAAGAAGAAGCAATTATATTCAAAGCATTCTGCGATGAAAACAGACTTAAAATATTGGAAATGATTAAAGAAGGAGAAATATGTGCATGTGAAATTTTAGAAAAATTAAATATAGTACAGTCCACATTATCTCATCACATGAAAATACTTTGCGATTCAAAAATTGTAATAGGAAGAAAAGAAGGTAAATGGACTTATTATAGTTTTAATGAAGAAGGAATAAAAAAAGCAGAAAAATTGATAGGATATTACACAAATATATCATCATATAAAAAAGATGAAATAAAAAAAGAAAAATGTAAATGCTAA
- a CDS encoding rubrerythrin family protein, whose translation MLQKLLIISIFLICSFFLYSQTSKEANNTLEAVSIAYDMEINSSFAYAKFSAASKNKAIVNLFQAVSDSKSCHANILYDAAIQDKITDTILKAQVGDSKVGEDIENLESAASMTSYEYTKMYPELLKVINKDNKKEMAEEMNNIIKVEKAHNILFTQAINNLQNNKPLADKYYLCETCGYIEANLAPNKCPICGKDENTFKEYK comes from the coding sequence ATGTTACAAAAATTATTAATAATTTCTATTTTTTTGATTTGCAGTTTTTTTCTATATTCTCAAACTTCAAAAGAGGCTAATAACACTTTAGAAGCCGTATCTATAGCTTATGACATGGAAATTAATTCTTCTTTTGCCTATGCTAAATTTTCTGCAGCTTCAAAAAATAAAGCTATAGTTAATTTATTTCAGGCTGTTTCTGATTCAAAATCCTGTCATGCTAATATTTTATATGATGCTGCTATTCAGGATAAGATAACAGATACTATTTTAAAAGCTCAGGTAGGAGATTCTAAAGTAGGAGAAGATATTGAGAATTTAGAATCGGCTGCTTCAATGACTTCTTATGAATATACTAAAATGTATCCTGAATTGTTAAAAGTAATAAATAAAGATAATAAAAAAGAAATGGCAGAAGAGATGAATAACATAATAAAAGTAGAGAAAGCACATAATATTTTATTTACCCAAGCTATAAATAATTTGCAAAACAATAAGCCTTTAGCAGATAAGTATTATTTATGTGAAACTTGCGGTTATATTGAAGCTAACTTAGCACCGAATAAATGTCCTATATGCGGTAAAGATGAAAATACTTTCAAAGAATATAAATAA
- the arsB gene encoding ACR3 family arsenite efflux transporter: protein MNNKKENISFFQKYLSLWVFICMIIGILISKFLQVIPNTLNKFEYANVSIPIAVLIWLMIYPMMMSVDFQSIKNITKNPQGLFLTWVVNWLIKPFTMFFISSLFFYTILNNIIPKDLAKEYLVGAVLLGAAPCTAMVFVWSALTNGNPSYTVVQVATNDLIILIAFVPIVKFLLGISNVAVPWDTLFLSVVLFVLIPLTAGIITRVYVCGKKGIEYFNNIFIHKFDNITIIGLLLTLILLFSFQGNVILSNPIHIILIAIPLILQTFLIFFIAYIAAYLLKLPYNVAAPAGMIGASNFFELAVAVAVSLFGVNSGAALATIVGVLVEVPVMLTLVKIVNATKSKFTN from the coding sequence ATGAATAATAAAAAAGAAAATATAAGTTTTTTTCAGAAATATTTAAGTTTATGGGTATTTATATGTATGATTATAGGAATATTAATATCAAAATTTTTACAAGTAATACCAAACACATTAAATAAATTTGAATATGCAAATGTTTCTATACCAATAGCAGTATTGATATGGCTAATGATATACCCTATGATGATGAGTGTAGATTTTCAAAGCATAAAGAACATTACAAAAAATCCTCAGGGACTTTTTCTCACTTGGGTTGTAAATTGGCTTATAAAACCTTTTACTATGTTTTTTATATCATCTTTATTTTTTTATACTATATTAAATAATATAATACCAAAAGATTTAGCAAAAGAATATTTAGTTGGTGCCGTACTTTTAGGTGCTGCTCCTTGTACTGCAATGGTATTTGTTTGGAGTGCTTTAACAAATGGAAATCCTTCATATACCGTAGTTCAGGTTGCAACTAATGATTTAATAATACTCATAGCATTCGTTCCTATAGTAAAATTTTTATTAGGCATATCAAATGTTGCTGTACCTTGGGATACATTATTTTTATCTGTAGTATTATTTGTACTTATACCATTAACTGCTGGAATTATCACAAGAGTTTATGTATGCGGTAAAAAAGGAATAGAATATTTTAATAATATTTTTATACATAAATTTGATAATATTACAATAATAGGATTACTATTAACATTAATATTATTATTCAGCTTTCAAGGAAATGTCATACTATCAAATCCTATACATATAATTTTGATAGCAATACCTTTAATATTACAGACTTTTTTAATATTTTTCATAGCTTATATTGCAGCTTATTTATTGAAACTTCCCTATAATGTAGCTGCACCTGCCGGCATGATAGGGGCTTCAAACTTCTTTGAGCTTGCCGTTGCTGTGGCTGTATCATTATTCGGAGTTAATTCTGGAGCTGCACTTGCGACTATTGTAGGAGTATTAGTAGAAGTACCTGTAATGCTTACTCTTGTAAAAATAGTAAATGCAACAAAAAGTAAATTCACAAATTAA
- a CDS encoding AAA family ATPase produces MIKDLYIENFKCFNKIKIDNFKKINFLAGKNNLGKTTILETLMLILSESRINIIENIKTISRVKENKTEIKTLFYNFDYNNNINFNYNKYDNTSYNINISPILKDNKIHNDNNIELNYNTIINNDDSIEEKKLNIPNINNTIYMMGRKAENIGNREETYIASTIEYHTLTAYLIEILKNKNEEPIIEMLSFFNNNIKSINVLNNNIYLNIEGMNELLILNLMGEGLKKYLSIILPIAANKNNVILADDISSSLDNDTAKYLFKSILNLSRNNDMQMFFTINNYDTLKLLYKTVNDSEEFNDIKDSINIINITNTEEGVKSYNYNIDNVNELL; encoded by the coding sequence ATGATTAAAGATTTATATATAGAAAATTTTAAATGTTTTAATAAAATTAAAATAGATAATTTTAAAAAAATAAATTTCTTAGCAGGGAAAAATAACTTAGGAAAAACTACTATACTTGAAACTTTAATGCTCATTTTATCAGAATCTCGTATCAATATAATAGAAAATATAAAAACTATAAGCAGAGTAAAAGAGAATAAAACTGAAATAAAAACATTATTTTATAATTTTGACTATAATAACAATATAAATTTTAATTACAATAAATATGATAATACAAGCTATAATATCAATATTAGCCCTATATTAAAAGATAATAAGATACATAATGATAATAATATTGAATTAAATTATAATACTATTATTAATAATGATGATTCCATAGAAGAAAAAAAATTAAATATTCCAAACATAAATAATACTATATATATGATGGGCAGAAAAGCTGAAAATATAGGAAATAGAGAGGAAACTTATATAGCAAGTACAATAGAATATCATACATTAACAGCATATCTAATAGAAATTTTAAAAAATAAAAATGAAGAGCCTATAATAGAAATGCTTTCATTTTTCAATAATAATATAAAATCAATAAATGTACTTAACAATAATATTTATCTTAATATTGAAGGAATGAATGAATTACTAATATTGAATTTAATGGGCGAAGGATTAAAAAAATATTTATCTATAATACTTCCTATAGCAGCAAATAAGAATAATGTAATTTTGGCAGATGATATATCAAGCTCATTAGATAATGACACTGCTAAATATTTATTTAAAAGCATTTTAAATTTAAGCAGAAATAATGATATGCAAATGTTTTTCACAATTAATAATTATGATACATTAAAACTTTTATATAAAACAGTAAATGACAGCGAAGAATTTAATGATATAAAAGATTCAATAAACATTATTAACATAACTAATACTGAAGAAGGTGTTAAATCTTATAATTATAATATTGATAATGTAAATGAATTATTATAA
- a CDS encoding permease — protein sequence MEIIKTIFIFIQDQIISMKWLNTLIGNILNNFSLSETLKGALQFFFYDVIKIFVLLSVLIFCISYIQSFFPPERTKKILSKFNGIYANILAALLGTVTPFCSCSSIPIFIGFTSAGIPISMSFSFLISSPLVDLASIILLSSIFGMKIAIAYVIVGLVLAVAGGTLIGKFKMEKYLEDFVKNIKTNNTELEIQTMTKKERLIYSKEQVVETIKKVYLYIFIGVAIGAFIHNVIPESWINNILGKNNWYSVPLATLVGIPMYADIFGTLPIAESLFYKGAGIGTVLSFMMAVTALSLPSIIMIKKVVKMPLLIFFVSVVTIGIIIIGYLFNNFYFIFI from the coding sequence ATGGAAATCATAAAAACAATATTTATATTTATACAGGATCAAATTATATCAATGAAATGGCTAAATACATTGATAGGCAATATACTAAATAATTTTAGTTTATCAGAAACATTGAAAGGGGCATTACAATTCTTTTTTTATGATGTTATAAAAATATTTGTTCTTCTTTCTGTATTAATATTTTGTATATCATATATTCAGTCTTTTTTTCCTCCGGAGAGAACAAAAAAAATATTAAGCAAATTTAATGGAATATATGCAAATATATTAGCAGCATTACTTGGAACTGTTACTCCATTTTGCTCATGCTCATCAATACCTATTTTTATAGGATTTACTTCTGCAGGAATACCTATTTCTATGTCATTTTCTTTTTTAATATCATCGCCTCTTGTAGATTTAGCATCTATAATACTTTTATCAAGCATATTCGGTATGAAGATTGCTATAGCTTATGTTATTGTAGGACTTGTACTTGCTGTTGCTGGCGGAACTTTAATAGGAAAATTCAAAATGGAAAAATATTTAGAGGATTTTGTTAAAAATATAAAAACAAATAATACAGAATTAGAAATACAAACTATGACAAAAAAAGAAAGATTAATATATTCAAAAGAACAAGTTGTAGAAACTATAAAAAAAGTTTATTTATATATTTTTATAGGAGTAGCAATAGGAGCTTTTATTCATAATGTAATACCAGAAAGCTGGATAAATAATATATTAGGAAAAAATAATTGGTATTCCGTACCCTTAGCAACTTTAGTAGGTATTCCAATGTATGCCGATATATTCGGAACTTTACCTATAGCAGAAAGTTTATTTTATAAAGGTGCAGGAATCGGTACTGTTTTATCATTTATGATGGCTGTTACCGCTTTATCTTTACCTTCAATTATCATGATAAAAAAAGTTGTAAAGATGCCGCTGCTTATATTTTTTGTGTCAGTTGTAACTATTGGTATAATAATTATTGGATATTTATTTAATAATTTTTATTTTATATTTATATAA
- a CDS encoding NAD(P)-dependent alcohol dehydrogenase: MKKAILITILSILYVLSCNNSSNAQTSINTENNNNILQNQNNSSNAMYNQELKKAPINIQTNANGRVKSRGFAAVSANMDFKYHEFTRHAVGDNDVLIEILYAGICHSDIHVVEGKSSNTPLVVGHEIAGRVVQVGSKVTKFKVGDFAGVGCMVNSCGQCESCLDNLEQYCLNRAVYTYGSRDRFHDNEITQGGYSDNIVVSENFAILIPDNAELDKVAPLLCAGITTYSPIKVMNVKKGEKVGIAGFGGLGSMAVKYAVKLGAEVTVFDITEDKRDDALNMGAVKYVNVNNQEDLKNVNNTLNYIISTIPAYYDVNMYMRMLKRGGTMCLLGLPRTSKMPTLTAMIGTHGSKKLFGSLIGGIKETQEMLNYSIENNIYPSVEIIKADAQTIKEAYRKVIDGKVKFRYVIDMRTINK; the protein is encoded by the coding sequence ATGAAAAAAGCTATATTAATAACTATACTCTCAATATTGTATGTGCTGTCATGCAATAATTCATCGAATGCCCAAACAAGCATAAATACAGAAAATAATAATAACATATTACAAAATCAAAATAATTCTTCAAATGCAATGTATAATCAGGAACTTAAAAAAGCACCGATCAATATACAAACTAATGCAAACGGAAGAGTAAAATCAAGAGGATTTGCGGCTGTTTCTGCTAATATGGATTTTAAATATCATGAGTTTACAAGGCATGCAGTAGGAGACAATGATGTGCTAATAGAAATACTTTATGCTGGAATATGCCATAGTGATATTCATGTTGTTGAAGGCAAATCAAGCAATACTCCTTTAGTAGTAGGACATGAAATAGCGGGAAGAGTTGTGCAAGTAGGAAGTAAAGTAACAAAGTTTAAAGTTGGCGACTTTGCTGGTGTAGGCTGTATGGTAAACTCATGCGGACAATGCGAAAGCTGCTTAGATAATTTGGAACAATACTGTTTAAATAGAGCAGTTTATACTTACGGTTCAAGAGATAGATTCCATGATAATGAAATAACTCAAGGAGGATACTCTGACAATATAGTAGTATCTGAAAACTTTGCAATACTTATACCAGATAATGCCGAACTTGATAAGGTTGCTCCGCTTCTTTGTGCAGGTATAACTACTTATTCACCTATAAAAGTTATGAATGTAAAAAAAGGAGAGAAAGTAGGTATTGCCGGATTTGGAGGACTTGGATCTATGGCTGTAAAATATGCCGTAAAACTAGGAGCTGAAGTTACAGTTTTTGACATTACAGAAGATAAAAGAGATGATGCCTTGAATATGGGAGCAGTAAAATATGTTAATGTAAATAATCAAGAAGATTTAAAAAATGTTAATAATACTCTTAATTATATTATAAGCACCATACCAGCATACTATGATGTTAACATGTATATGCGTATGCTTAAAAGAGGAGGAACTATGTGTTTATTAGGACTTCCTAGAACTTCAAAAATGCCTACACTTACAGCAATGATAGGTACTCATGGCAGTAAAAAATTATTCGGCTCTTTAATAGGAGGAATAAAAGAAACTCAGGAAATGCTTAACTATTCTATAGAAAATAATATATACCCTAGCGTAGAAATAATAAAAGCTGATGCCCAAACTATAAAAGAAGCATACAGAAAAGTTATAGACGGCAAGGTAAAATTCAGATATGTAATAGATATGCGTACTATAAATAAATAA